A genomic stretch from Desulfonatronospira thiodismutans ASO3-1 includes:
- a CDS encoding PAS domain S-box protein: MKKSLHSTGHSAHTQDEPSQETLRKYQAIVSTVKEPMSFVDRNYVYQAVNQAYLDTFAGSRKEIVGHTVESLLGAHVFDNIVKPRLDRCLEGKEEHYESWFDTPAGIQECLSVFFHPCLDENGQIQGVIVHARNITEQKRLEEALRRSQQYYRAIFETTGTAQVIIEEDTTISLANSRFEGLSGYCRQDIEGRKSWTEFVHPQDLEQMRHFHFSRRKDDYTAPRQYEFRFIDAHGHEHHIYLCIDTIPGTTQSIASLMDITERKQAENALQESRAQLQAITDSAQDAIVLMGPEGEIAYWNPMAESIFGYTAEEIVGKDLHNILAPARYHEQHLKAFQHFQQTGRGDAIGKTIELSALDRDGREFPISLSLSAVSLQNRWHAVGIVRDITRQKDAEEKIVKARDEAEAANRAKSEFLANMSHEIRTPINGIMGMMQLLEATSLDVEQAQYVQMGLTSARRLTRLLSDILDLSRIEAGQMEIRQEEFDVRKLCFSVTELFMVTCREKNIALEYSLDPQLPEILLGDETRLQQILFNLVGNALKFTEQGRVQVNWHLMKRRERDIQVLLTVSDTGIGMTPHRAGDLFKPFVQAENAYTRKYQGAGLGLSIVKRLVELMHGEVTVESMPDAGSTFNILLPLKVPEQPEKEQQLDASESAPDNQGLRVLLVEDDPSNQLPMKRLLQKSGHQVSLAGNGQKALDMLAHQDFDCILMDIQMPGMDGMEATRRIRAAGDRRQESEIRDQRSEVREHKSEVSGLGSKEGEPIPESLNSQIPESQNSSIPESLNSPIPESPNSQIPIIALTAYAMDGDRERFLEAGMNDCLAKPVQKDDLERMLRKHCS; this comes from the coding sequence ATGAAAAAAAGCCTGCACTCCACAGGGCACAGCGCCCATACCCAAGATGAGCCCTCCCAGGAAACCCTGCGCAAGTATCAGGCGATAGTTTCCACGGTCAAAGAACCCATGTCTTTTGTGGACCGCAATTACGTTTACCAGGCAGTAAATCAGGCATACTTAGACACTTTTGCCGGAAGCAGGAAAGAAATTGTCGGCCACACCGTAGAAAGCCTTCTCGGCGCTCATGTGTTTGACAACATCGTCAAGCCCAGACTGGACCGCTGTCTTGAAGGAAAAGAGGAGCACTATGAGTCATGGTTCGATACTCCGGCTGGCATTCAGGAGTGCCTTTCAGTCTTTTTCCACCCCTGCCTGGACGAAAATGGACAAATCCAGGGCGTCATCGTCCATGCACGCAACATTACAGAGCAGAAACGTCTGGAAGAAGCCCTGCGCCGTTCTCAGCAGTATTACCGGGCTATATTCGAGACCACGGGCACGGCCCAGGTCATAATCGAAGAGGACACCACCATTTCCCTGGCCAACTCGAGGTTTGAAGGACTAAGCGGCTATTGCAGGCAGGATATTGAAGGCAGAAAATCCTGGACCGAATTCGTCCACCCCCAGGACCTGGAGCAGATGAGGCATTTTCATTTTTCCAGACGCAAGGATGACTATACCGCCCCGCGCCAGTACGAATTCCGCTTCATTGATGCACATGGACATGAGCATCACATCTATCTTTGCATAGATACCATTCCAGGCACTACCCAGAGCATTGCGTCCCTTATGGATATTACAGAGCGTAAGCAGGCCGAAAATGCCCTGCAGGAAAGCCGTGCTCAGCTGCAGGCCATTACAGACTCGGCCCAGGACGCCATTGTCCTGATGGGGCCTGAAGGTGAAATTGCCTACTGGAACCCCATGGCTGAATCAATTTTCGGATATACCGCGGAAGAAATCGTGGGCAAGGACCTGCACAATATCCTGGCCCCGGCAAGATACCATGAGCAACACCTGAAAGCCTTCCAGCATTTTCAGCAGACCGGCAGGGGAGATGCCATAGGCAAAACAATTGAATTATCCGCCCTTGACCGGGATGGCAGAGAATTCCCCATTTCCCTTTCCCTGTCCGCTGTATCTTTGCAGAACAGGTGGCACGCGGTGGGTATCGTCCGCGACATTACAAGGCAGAAAGACGCCGAGGAGAAAATCGTAAAGGCCAGGGACGAAGCTGAAGCAGCCAACAGGGCCAAGTCTGAATTTCTGGCCAACATGAGCCACGAGATTCGCACTCCCATAAACGGCATCATGGGAATGATGCAGCTTCTGGAAGCCACCAGCCTGGACGTGGAGCAGGCGCAGTATGTGCAGATGGGGCTCACGTCCGCCCGCAGGCTGACCAGGCTTCTCTCGGATATCCTTGATCTGTCCCGGATTGAGGCCGGTCAGATGGAGATCAGGCAGGAAGAATTTGATGTCAGAAAACTCTGCTTTTCAGTGACAGAGCTTTTCATGGTCACCTGTCGGGAAAAGAATATTGCCCTGGAATACAGCCTGGATCCGCAACTGCCTGAAATCCTTCTGGGAGACGAGACCAGGCTGCAGCAGATTCTGTTCAACCTGGTGGGCAATGCCCTTAAATTCACCGAGCAGGGCCGGGTACAGGTGAACTGGCATCTGATGAAACGTCGGGAAAGAGATATCCAGGTGCTTCTTACCGTATCCGATACTGGCATAGGCATGACTCCCCACAGGGCCGGGGATCTTTTCAAGCCCTTTGTCCAGGCCGAGAACGCCTACACCCGCAAATACCAGGGAGCAGGCCTTGGCCTGTCCATAGTCAAAAGGCTTGTGGAACTCATGCACGGAGAGGTAACCGTAGAGAGCATGCCGGATGCAGGCAGCACTTTCAATATTCTTTTGCCCCTTAAGGTGCCTGAGCAGCCTGAAAAGGAACAACAACTGGATGCTTCTGAATCAGCCCCGGATAATCAAGGGCTTCGAGTTCTCCTGGTTGAAGATGACCCATCCAACCAGCTGCCCATGAAGCGCCTGCTGCAGAAGTCCGGACACCAGGTAAGCCTGGCCGGGAACGGTCAAAAGGCCCTGGATATGCTTGCCCACCAGGATTTCGACTGTATTCTCATGGATATTCAGATGCCGGGCATGGACGGGATGGAGGCCACAAGGCGTATCCGCGCCGCAGGGGACAGGAGACAGGAATCAGAGATCAGAGATCAGAGGTCAGAAGTCAGGGAGCACAAATCAGAGGTCAGTGGTCTGGGATCAAAGGAAGGAGAGCCCATCCCTGAATCCCTCAATTCCCAGATCCCTGAATCCCAGAATTCTTCAATCCCAGAATCCCTCAATTCCCCAATCCCTGAATCCCCGAATTCCCAGATCCCAATAATAGCTTTAACCGCTTACGCCATGGATGGTGACCGGGAGCGGTTTCTCGAGGCAGGCATGAATGACTGCCTGGCCAAGCCGGTACAGAAAGACGACCTGGAGCGGATGCTCAGGAAACATTGCTCATAA
- a CDS encoding UxaA family hydrolase, whose amino-acid sequence MKSSAVLINKDDNVATATKDLDVGEKVLVQDDDSTFEIQVKEPVTFGHKFALSDISQGGQIIKYGEVIGVATRDISRFGHVHVHNVDSIRGTFTDRKEG is encoded by the coding sequence ATGAAGAGTTCAGCTGTATTGATCAACAAAGATGACAATGTGGCCACTGCCACAAAGGACCTGGACGTCGGGGAAAAGGTATTGGTCCAGGACGATGATTCAACATTTGAGATTCAAGTCAAAGAACCGGTTACCTTCGGGCACAAGTTCGCCCTTTCCGACATAAGCCAGGGCGGACAAATCATCAAGTACGGGGAAGTAATCGGGGTGGCCACCAGAGACATATCCAGGTTCGGACATGTCCACGTGCACAATGTAGACAGCATCCGCGGAACTTTTACAGACAGAAAGGAAGGTTAG
- a CDS encoding UxaA family hydrolase, with amino-acid sequence MNIWGYMRPDGQVGIRNMVAVIPTVVCASETAKHIAERTRNTIYLPNQHGCCQLGNDMQLTTQTLINLGKNPNIAAVLVVGLGCEGVPIKKVADEIAAGSRKRVEHLIIQEQGGTLKTEEKGLRLVRDMIQETQSQHREQTDLSRIILALECGGSDATSGLVSNPVTGYVSDKLISLGGTTIFSETTEIIGAEHIFSRRAKSDEVKKKLLDTVAGCEQKARDLGFDMRGGQPTPGNIQGGLTTIEEKSLGCIYKGGKKQPLNGVLNYAQIPREKGLHFMDTPGQDIESITGMIAGGAQVVIFTTGRGTPTGSPIAPVIKITGNKTTYENMKDNIEFDASPVIDGRESIAQAGERLFQELIEVINGKQTKAEALGHREFGMYKLHSTF; translated from the coding sequence ATGAATATCTGGGGATACATGCGTCCAGACGGTCAGGTGGGAATCAGAAACATGGTGGCGGTCATCCCTACAGTGGTCTGTGCCTCGGAAACCGCCAAACATATCGCCGAGAGGACCCGGAACACCATTTATCTTCCCAACCAGCACGGGTGCTGCCAGCTTGGCAATGACATGCAGCTTACCACCCAGACCCTTATAAATCTCGGCAAAAATCCAAATATCGCCGCTGTCCTGGTGGTGGGCCTGGGCTGCGAAGGCGTTCCCATTAAAAAGGTCGCTGATGAAATCGCTGCCGGTTCCCGAAAAAGGGTTGAGCACCTGATCATCCAGGAGCAGGGCGGCACCCTCAAGACCGAAGAAAAGGGTCTGCGCCTGGTCAGGGACATGATCCAAGAGACCCAGTCCCAGCACCGGGAACAGACAGACCTGTCCAGAATAATCCTGGCCCTGGAATGCGGAGGCTCGGACGCCACTTCCGGGCTGGTGTCCAATCCCGTGACCGGATATGTATCGGACAAGCTCATCAGCCTGGGAGGGACCACCATTTTTTCCGAAACCACCGAGATCATCGGTGCTGAGCACATTTTTTCCCGGCGCGCCAAATCAGATGAGGTAAAGAAAAAACTCCTTGATACCGTGGCCGGCTGTGAGCAGAAAGCCCGGGACCTGGGCTTTGACATGCGCGGCGGCCAGCCCACCCCGGGAAATATTCAAGGCGGGCTGACCACCATTGAGGAAAAGTCCCTGGGCTGCATATACAAGGGAGGCAAAAAGCAGCCTTTAAATGGAGTCCTGAATTACGCACAGATACCCCGGGAAAAAGGCCTGCATTTCATGGACACGCCTGGACAGGACATAGAGTCCATTACCGGCATGATAGCCGGCGGAGCCCAGGTGGTCATCTTCACCACCGGCAGGGGCACCCCTACAGGCTCACCCATTGCCCCTGTCATCAAGATAACCGGCAATAAAACAACCTATGAAAACATGAAGGACAACATAGAATTTGATGCCAGCCCGGTGATCGACGGCCGGGAATCCATCGCCCAGGCCGGTGAAAGGCTTTTTCAGGAACTTATAGAGGTCATAAACGGCAAACAGACCAAGGCCGAAGCCCTGGGACACAGGGAATTCGGAATGTACAAGCTGCACAGCACCTTCTAA
- a CDS encoding iron-containing alcohol dehydrogenase, with protein MKNCTFRSPPTIHCGSGFSAKAGPEALRSGATRVLLVTDSTLKEMNVIAPALDSLNEAGLQVVVFDEVDDEPTLEHVEKGLELLRRHGCDFLVACGGGSPIDAAKAIAIEAVNEGRILDYAGIDKIPGPGLPVMAIPTTAGSGSEATMVTIITDARTDVKMLLISPWLMPRVAVIDPLLTLKCPRHITASTGLDALTHAIEAYVSVKSQPMSDMLALSAVRLINTYLPRAWANPDDLEARSQTQLGSLQAGMAFTNSSVALVHGMSRPIGANFHIAHGVSNAALLGVITDFSLLGAPQRYAAIAEAMDQPVAGLPVHQAARLCADRTKELIEQLKIPSLSQLGVTREKLDPLVHKMTDDALASGSPGNNPRKATRDEIVELYYQVL; from the coding sequence ATGAAAAACTGTACCTTCAGGTCACCCCCGACGATTCATTGTGGAAGCGGTTTTTCCGCCAAGGCAGGACCAGAGGCCCTGCGCAGTGGAGCCACCCGGGTTTTGCTGGTCACGGACAGTACCCTTAAAGAAATGAATGTCATTGCCCCGGCCCTTGATTCTCTGAATGAAGCCGGATTGCAGGTTGTGGTCTTTGACGAGGTGGACGACGAGCCCACCCTGGAGCATGTAGAAAAGGGCCTGGAGCTTTTGCGCCGGCACGGGTGCGATTTTCTCGTGGCCTGCGGAGGCGGCAGCCCCATTGATGCAGCCAAGGCCATTGCCATTGAGGCCGTGAATGAGGGCCGGATATTGGATTATGCCGGGATAGACAAGATTCCCGGCCCCGGTCTGCCGGTCATGGCCATCCCCACTACCGCTGGAAGCGGAAGTGAAGCCACCATGGTAACCATTATCACAGATGCCCGCACTGATGTAAAAATGCTGCTCATCAGCCCCTGGCTGATGCCCCGGGTGGCGGTCATAGATCCCCTGCTTACCCTGAAATGCCCCAGGCACATTACCGCCAGCACCGGCCTGGACGCCCTGACCCACGCCATTGAAGCCTATGTTTCTGTCAAATCCCAGCCCATGAGCGATATGCTGGCCCTGTCCGCAGTGAGGCTCATCAATACATATCTGCCCAGGGCCTGGGCCAATCCGGACGATCTGGAGGCCAGGAGCCAGACTCAACTGGGCTCTCTGCAGGCCGGCATGGCCTTTACCAATTCTTCAGTAGCCCTGGTGCACGGCATGTCCAGGCCCATCGGGGCCAATTTCCACATAGCTCACGGCGTTTCCAATGCCGCCCTGCTGGGTGTGATTACAGATTTTTCACTGCTGGGTGCTCCCCAGCGTTACGCCGCGATCGCTGAGGCCATGGACCAGCCTGTAGCAGGCCTTCCTGTGCACCAGGCGGCCAGGCTTTGTGCAGACAGGACCAAGGAGCTGATAGAACAGCTGAAAATCCCCTCCCTGAGTCAGCTCGGGGTGACCCGGGAGAAACTTGATCCTCTGGTGCACAAGATGACTGATGACGCACTGGCCAGCGGCAGTCCGGGAAACAACCCCAGGAAGGCAACCAGAGATGAGATTGTGGAGCTCTATTATCAGGTGCTTTAG
- a CDS encoding restriction endonuclease subunit S produces the protein MPSDTEQTRLVKLKEVAKITAGLPARKKMEEDPQGNMRVIRPKDTAAWRRVNHDELIRIRFKGRKIESYFLKPGDILFFGRSGQSHSVVLESPVPENTAAAPSFMVLRIKDDKTLPHYLNWYLNSDRAQKYFMAEAGGSFQRVVTKSVLENLEVPLPEQNDQERIVRIWYLWLKEERLTRQRLKHREEMVQVGIDGILGGGMK, from the coding sequence ATGCCCAGCGACACAGAACAGACCAGATTGGTAAAGCTTAAGGAAGTAGCCAAGATCACGGCAGGTCTTCCGGCCAGGAAAAAGATGGAAGAAGATCCACAGGGCAACATGCGGGTGATCCGCCCCAAGGACACAGCAGCCTGGAGGCGCGTCAATCATGATGAGTTGATCAGGATCCGCTTTAAGGGAAGAAAGATTGAAAGCTACTTTCTCAAACCTGGAGATATCCTTTTTTTCGGTCGTTCCGGACAGAGCCATTCAGTTGTACTGGAAAGCCCTGTCCCGGAAAATACTGCTGCTGCCCCAAGCTTTATGGTCTTAAGGATCAAGGACGATAAAACCCTTCCTCATTACCTGAACTGGTATCTGAATTCCGACAGGGCCCAGAAATATTTCATGGCTGAGGCCGGGGGTTCTTTCCAGAGGGTTGTAACCAAATCTGTCCTGGAAAACTTAGAAGTGCCTCTTCCAGAGCAAAACGATCAGGAGAGGATTGTCAGAATCTGGTATTTGTGGCTTAAGGAAGAACGTCTTACGCGTCAAAGACTGAAGCACAGGGAAGAGATGGTACAGGTAGGGATAGACGGTATTCTTGGCGGAGGTATGAAATGA
- a CDS encoding protease complex subunit PrcB family protein translates to MMQTISSPGGFHSSILLAVSLFLLSGLISCSQDGQDALSAEIAHQWSGHYAEIKIPAAMAGDRENWQEVWSLLRESRPEWPEKTGAFAVFYAGQRPTGGYRMEVEITHQDSDVIRLQCSLHPPDGPATTALTFPWKVVALSGVEGREVQVRHCGSPLAEPPL, encoded by the coding sequence ATGATGCAGACAATAAGCTCCCCCGGAGGTTTTCACAGCAGCATCTTGCTGGCCGTAAGCCTTTTTCTTCTTTCTGGCCTTATTTCCTGCAGCCAGGACGGCCAGGATGCACTTAGTGCTGAGATAGCACACCAGTGGTCGGGACACTATGCAGAAATAAAAATCCCGGCTGCCATGGCCGGAGACAGGGAAAACTGGCAGGAAGTCTGGAGTCTGCTCCGGGAATCCAGGCCGGAATGGCCTGAAAAGACCGGGGCTTTCGCCGTCTTTTACGCAGGTCAGCGCCCCACGGGCGGATATCGGATGGAAGTGGAAATAACCCACCAGGACAGTGATGTCATCAGGTTGCAGTGCAGCCTTCATCCCCCGGATGGACCGGCTACCACCGCTTTGACCTTTCCCTGGAAAGTAGTCGCCCTCAGCGGGGTGGAAGGCAGGGAGGTGCAGGTCCGGCACTGCGGATCACCGCTTGCAGAGCCCCCGCTATGA
- a CDS encoding DUF4438 domain-containing protein yields MNKEKNKLSTNKEHIIEFLLEGKPGPPKAQAGWGLDHEGSPFILPSIGGITLNVQVGDSAFGWAGDHVEPGVSCTGNTHKPAEHPNNSLQLFSCIGNRATVISGEAKGSPGFVMGKHGGSEHLILDFSREIKEKLSYEDTIRIHARGQGLQLTDYPEIALQNLDPDLLELMDIEINDKSGIKVPVTAIVPAVCVGSGTGAAHTAKGDCDIITSDRDSVDKYALDSLRFGDFVALMDQDHRFGRTYRQGWLAIGVISHSDCRRAGHGPGVTTVMTAESSLIEPVISRKANVGVLLDIGTRT; encoded by the coding sequence ATGAATAAAGAAAAAAACAAGTTGTCGACCAACAAAGAGCATATCATTGAATTTCTGCTGGAGGGCAAACCCGGCCCACCCAAAGCTCAGGCAGGCTGGGGACTGGACCATGAGGGCTCCCCCTTTATCCTGCCTTCCATCGGTGGAATCACATTGAACGTGCAGGTGGGGGACAGCGCTTTCGGCTGGGCCGGAGACCACGTGGAACCAGGGGTGAGCTGTACCGGCAATACCCACAAGCCTGCAGAGCATCCCAATAACTCCTTGCAGTTGTTTTCCTGCATAGGCAACAGGGCCACGGTAATTTCCGGAGAAGCAAAGGGATCCCCTGGTTTTGTCATGGGCAAGCACGGCGGATCAGAACATCTGATACTGGACTTTTCCCGGGAAATTAAAGAAAAGCTTTCCTACGAGGATACCATCCGCATCCATGCCAGAGGACAGGGCCTGCAACTTACCGACTACCCGGAAATTGCCCTGCAAAACCTCGACCCGGATCTGCTGGAGCTCATGGATATTGAAATAAACGACAAAAGCGGGATCAAAGTGCCGGTTACCGCCATAGTCCCGGCTGTCTGTGTCGGATCGGGCACGGGAGCGGCACATACGGCAAAAGGCGACTGTGACATCATCACCAGCGACCGGGATTCAGTGGATAAGTATGCTCTGGACAGTCTGCGCTTCGGCGACTTTGTGGCCCTGATGGATCAGGACCACAGATTCGGACGCACCTACCGTCAGGGATGGCTGGCCATTGGAGTCATATCCCACAGCGATTGCAGGCGGGCAGGTCATGGACCAGGAGTTACAACCGTTATGACTGCTGAAAGCTCACTGATTGAACCCGTGATATCCAGAAAGGCCAATGTCGGAGTTTTGCTGGACATTGGAACCCGGACCTGA
- a CDS encoding N-6 DNA methylase has translation MSRYDEIYKLLSNIYSEHESRRLGALTFLQTQTMLLWKLQAEKKKYPGFTRLHQNIFPQEKRREPREKESTAKLINKYMADFAAGPGPSDSDRELFNLVLQHAPYQEADAEVWERIIKFLNGYSLKDLFDASGQDARSDYCRAFNLKGYSIEDLFDASGQDTRSDYCRAFQKIIAEYGDPARVASLPVDLSLFMSRVLNIQDKDRVFFAGCGVGTALLNCVANEPANYVYAQDSIITNALSARVHLALFGCDHSKVPAKNLLLEPDFIEEDKNLKKFDCVISLPQMGSVSSRIAARLRKDPFGRFPETLVGRRFTLELAHMAHTLHAMKPSAGRGAILLPARFLSIESSHLIRAHIVSVNYVDAVITIPRSYIPSLTFDMAVLVLKMDKQDENVLFVDNSSFKLDPDYLMDILQKRQDGYKGSMLVTTTKIHGNKYNLYPGRYRKDTRTSRPDLEQIKERIISIDTELKDVQDKLDRELAEVGMLSGHT, from the coding sequence ATGAGCAGGTATGACGAAATATATAAACTGCTTTCCAATATATACTCCGAGCACGAGAGTCGCCGACTGGGAGCGTTGACCTTCCTTCAGACCCAGACCATGCTGCTCTGGAAACTGCAGGCTGAGAAAAAGAAATATCCCGGCTTTACCCGGCTCCATCAGAACATCTTTCCGCAGGAAAAAAGGAGGGAACCCCGGGAAAAAGAAAGCACTGCAAAACTCATCAACAAATACATGGCTGATTTTGCTGCTGGACCCGGACCTTCAGATTCAGACAGGGAACTTTTCAATCTTGTTTTACAGCATGCACCTTACCAGGAAGCTGATGCAGAGGTCTGGGAAAGAATAATCAAGTTTCTGAACGGTTACAGCCTAAAGGATCTTTTCGATGCTTCTGGACAGGATGCCCGGAGTGATTACTGCCGGGCCTTTAATCTGAAAGGTTACAGCATAGAGGATCTTTTCGATGCTTCTGGACAGGATACCAGGAGTGATTACTGCCGGGCCTTTCAAAAGATCATTGCCGAGTATGGCGATCCGGCCAGGGTTGCTTCATTACCAGTGGATTTAAGCCTGTTCATGTCCAGGGTGTTAAATATCCAGGATAAAGACAGGGTGTTTTTTGCCGGATGCGGGGTTGGTACAGCCCTGCTCAACTGCGTTGCAAATGAACCGGCAAACTATGTGTATGCCCAGGACAGCATTATTACCAATGCCCTGTCAGCCAGGGTTCACCTGGCCCTGTTCGGGTGTGATCATTCAAAAGTACCTGCAAAGAATCTTCTACTCGAACCGGATTTTATCGAGGAAGACAAAAATCTAAAAAAGTTTGACTGTGTAATCAGCCTGCCCCAAATGGGCTCTGTTTCTTCACGGATTGCAGCCAGGCTTAGAAAAGATCCCTTTGGCCGTTTTCCGGAGACTCTGGTTGGCAGGCGCTTTACCCTGGAGCTTGCCCACATGGCGCATACCCTGCATGCAATGAAGCCCAGTGCAGGCAGAGGGGCCATCCTGCTGCCGGCCAGGTTTCTGAGCATTGAAAGTTCTCACCTGATAAGAGCACACATAGTCTCCGTGAACTATGTGGATGCGGTCATAACAATTCCCAGGAGTTATATCCCCAGTCTTACGTTCGACATGGCCGTTCTGGTGCTTAAAATGGACAAGCAGGATGAAAATGTTTTGTTCGTAGACAACAGCAGCTTTAAGCTCGACCCCGATTACCTGATGGACATCCTCCAGAAAAGACAGGATGGGTATAAGGGGTCAATGCTTGTTACAACCACAAAAATCCATGGAAACAAATATAATCTCTATCCCGGCAGGTACAGAAAAGACACCCGAACTTCCAGGCCGGACCTGGAACAGATAAAAGAGCGGATAATCAGCATCGACACAGAACTGAAAGATGTCCAGGACAAGCTGGATAGAGAACTTGCGGAGGTCGGCATGCTATCCGGGCACACATAG
- a CDS encoding FadR/GntR family transcriptional regulator, whose protein sequence is MFQHVTNEKRSVFIINQIRSNILMGRLKPGDRLPSEQKLMSEFGVSRFTLREALSSLETMGLLEIKKGSGGGPVVKEVGMDFTRDAISHFLHFQNVSIKELSEVRKLIEPYLASKLVEKLSDKDLEYLQSLNDACSRTLERGENIIGGEHEIDFHVHLARVSGNPVLVMILDFVNKLLAEVKVEVKPGPDFSQHVVDAHQRILDALVARDAEKAAQAMYDHVCDVEKEMLGIMESRS, encoded by the coding sequence ATGTTTCAGCATGTAACCAACGAAAAACGTTCAGTTTTTATAATCAACCAGATTCGAAGCAACATTCTTATGGGGCGACTCAAGCCCGGTGATCGGCTGCCGTCGGAACAAAAACTCATGTCCGAGTTCGGGGTCAGCCGGTTCACCTTGAGGGAGGCTTTATCCTCCCTGGAAACAATGGGACTTCTGGAAATCAAAAAAGGCTCGGGAGGCGGGCCGGTGGTCAAGGAAGTGGGCATGGATTTTACCAGGGATGCAATCAGCCATTTTCTTCATTTCCAGAATGTGTCCATAAAAGAGCTTTCCGAGGTGCGAAAGCTCATAGAGCCCTATCTGGCCTCCAAGCTGGTGGAAAAGCTCAGCGACAAGGACCTGGAATACCTGCAGTCCTTAAACGATGCCTGTTCCCGGACTCTGGAGCGGGGCGAGAACATCATCGGCGGGGAGCACGAAATAGATTTTCACGTACATCTGGCCAGGGTATCCGGTAATCCGGTCCTGGTAATGATCCTGGATTTTGTGAACAAGCTCCTTGCAGAGGTCAAGGTGGAGGTCAAGCCCGGCCCGGATTTTTCCCAGCACGTAGTAGATGCTCATCAGCGCATTCTGGACGCCTTGGTGGCCAGGGACGCGGAGAAGGCTGCTCAGGCCATGTATGACCATGTATGCGATGTGGAAAAAGAAATGCTGGGCATCATGGAGTCCCGGTCATGA
- a CDS encoding competence/damage-inducible protein A produces the protein MIRAEILSTGDEIMSGSLVDTNAAWITRQLLQSGLEVGRISCAGDDLRELQSLIQEIAQRADIAVITGGLGPTPDDITAEAAARACGVELEQNRQALQSIEDYFARLQRPMPESNLKQALIPAGSVCLPNPAGTAPGFRLNIHNCCLFALPGVPSEMKQMFDLSVTPWIKKHLAQQLQPMSIRVISCFGISESKTAQALQGFSSSFPDIHLGFRFKFPAIQARLYCRQPAGRTYGQHMEDAVNWVKHRLGDRVFSSRDSTLQEETMQLLADQNKTLAILEGCSGGMLAHLATGTEAGSKALLLARVVHEDFQGFSRTHVDPLHSARELASEIMTDAESDFGLVNFAAKEADQTRVFMGLAGRHRTLAREFTRGYPDRQASITALSWACLNLLRLELLEVIPGNHSSNSASGEPAT, from the coding sequence ATGATCAGAGCTGAAATATTATCCACCGGGGACGAAATCATGAGCGGCTCACTGGTGGATACCAATGCTGCCTGGATTACCCGGCAGCTGCTGCAGTCAGGACTTGAGGTCGGCCGCATCTCCTGTGCGGGTGATGATCTCAGGGAACTGCAAAGTCTTATCCAGGAGATTGCCCAGAGGGCGGATATTGCAGTTATCACCGGGGGACTTGGCCCTACCCCCGATGACATCACCGCCGAGGCCGCAGCAAGGGCCTGCGGCGTGGAGCTGGAGCAAAACAGGCAGGCCCTGCAAAGCATAGAAGACTATTTTGCCAGGCTGCAGCGGCCCATGCCTGAATCCAATCTCAAACAGGCCCTCATTCCGGCTGGAAGTGTTTGTCTGCCCAACCCGGCCGGCACTGCCCCGGGATTTCGCCTCAATATACACAACTGCTGCCTTTTTGCCCTGCCCGGAGTACCTTCAGAAATGAAACAGATGTTTGATCTGTCTGTAACCCCCTGGATTAAAAAACACCTGGCTCAACAGCTGCAGCCCATGTCCATCCGGGTGATCTCCTGCTTCGGCATATCAGAATCTAAAACAGCACAGGCCCTGCAGGGATTTTCGTCCTCCTTTCCGGATATTCATCTGGGATTTCGCTTCAAGTTTCCTGCGATTCAGGCAAGGCTTTACTGCAGACAGCCTGCAGGCCGGACTTATGGTCAGCATATGGAAGATGCGGTCAACTGGGTCAAGCACAGACTTGGAGACAGGGTCTTTTCCAGCCGGGACAGCACACTCCAGGAGGAGACCATGCAGCTTCTGGCGGACCAGAATAAGACCCTGGCCATACTGGAAGGCTGCAGCGGAGGGATGCTGGCCCACCTTGCAACCGGCACTGAAGCCGGCAGCAAGGCCCTTTTACTGGCCAGGGTGGTCCATGAAGATTTTCAGGGATTTTCCCGCACACATGTCGATCCGCTGCACAGCGCCAGGGAACTGGCCAGTGAAATCATGACGGATGCAGAGTCCGACTTTGGGCTGGTAAATTTTGCAGCAAAAGAAGCAGACCAGACCAGGGTCTTTATGGGCCTGGCAGGCAGACATAGAACCCTGGCCAGGGAATTTACCCGCGGCTACCCGGACCGCCAGGCCAGTATCACCGCCCTTTCCTGGGCCTGCCTGAACCTCCTGCGCCTGGAGCTGTTGGAGGTAATACCCGGCAACCACTCCAGCAATTCAGCCTCAGGGGAGCCGGCCACCTGA